Proteins from a single region of Streptococcus mitis:
- a CDS encoding cytidine deaminase — MATTELIELAIETSKHAYVPYSHFPIGAVLVAKDGSVYTGVNIENASYPLTNCGERTAIFKAVSEGQREFSELIVYGETEKPISPCGACRQVMVEFFEQDLKVTLVAKDKSTVEMTVGELLPYSFTDLN, encoded by the coding sequence ATGGCGACTACTGAGTTGATTGAACTGGCAATTGAAACCAGCAAACATGCCTATGTGCCTTATTCTCACTTTCCTATCGGAGCAGTTTTAGTGGCAAAAGACGGAAGTGTTTACACGGGAGTGAATATCGAAAATGCTAGCTATCCTTTGACCAATTGCGGTGAGAGAACAGCCATTTTTAAAGCAGTTTCCGAAGGACAAAGAGAGTTTTCAGAATTGATTGTCTATGGAGAGACTGAAAAACCAATCTCACCATGTGGTGCTTGTCGCCAAGTAATGGTCGAATTTTTTGAACAAGATCTAAAAGTGACCTTAGTCGCAAAAGATAAATCGACGGTCGAGATGACGGTCGGGGAATTACTTCCATACTCTTTTACAGACTTAAACTAG
- the deoC gene encoding deoxyribose-phosphate aldolase: protein MKLNKYIDHTLLKQDATVNQIDCLLSEAREYDFASVCVNPTWVKYAKKGLEGTDVKVCTVVGFPLGATTSAVKSFETKEAIQNGADEIDMVINVGALKSGNLDLVESDIRAVVEASGDKLVKVIIEACLLTDQEKVVACQLAQKAGADFVKTSTGFSTGGATVADVRLMRETVGLEMGVKAAGGARSYADALAFLEAGATRIGTSAGVAILKGELADGDY, encoded by the coding sequence ATGAAATTAAATAAATATATCGATCATACACTTTTGAAACAAGATGCGACAGTAAATCAAATTGATTGTTTGTTGTCTGAAGCTAGAGAGTATGATTTTGCCAGTGTTTGCGTCAATCCGACCTGGGTTAAATATGCTAAAAAAGGGCTTGAAGGAACAGATGTCAAGGTCTGCACAGTAGTTGGTTTCCCCTTGGGAGCAACAACTTCAGCCGTGAAATCATTTGAAACCAAAGAAGCTATCCAAAATGGAGCAGATGAGATTGATATGGTGATCAATGTTGGAGCTCTCAAATCAGGTAATCTTGATTTGGTTGAATCGGACATCCGTGCTGTTGTAGAAGCAAGTGGTGACAAGTTAGTAAAAGTCATTATTGAAGCATGCCTTCTGACTGACCAAGAAAAAGTTGTGGCTTGCCAATTAGCTCAAAAAGCTGGAGCTGATTTCGTTAAAACATCTACTGGCTTTTCAACTGGTGGTGCGACGGTAGCAGATGTTAGATTAATGCGTGAAACAGTTGGACTAGAAATGGGTGTCAAGGCTGCTGGTGGAGCTCGTTCTTATGCAGATGCTCTTGCATTTTTAGAAGCAGGGGCGACCCGTATCGGAACTTCAGCTGGGGTAGCAATTCTAAAAGGAGAATTGGCAGATGGCGACTACTGA
- a CDS encoding pyrimidine-nucleoside phosphorylase codes for MRAVDLIQKKRDGQELTSSEIEWLVEGYVSGTVPDYQMSAFAMAVYFKGMTTREISDLTMKMVKTGQEFDLSAIDGVKVDKHSTGGVGDKVTLILAPLVASFGVPVAKMSGRGLGHTGGTIDKLESIKGYQVERSQEDFINQVQDIGVSVIGQSDQLVKADKLLYALRDVTATVDTIPLIASSVMSKKIAAGADAILLDVTVGEGAFMKTVDEARELAQTMVDLGKAVGRKTVAVITDMSQPLGRAIGNRLEILEALEILQGQGRQDITHFICELAQIMLGLANVNKTVEEVRQHLDNGKALAKFEEMVQAQGGDLEDLYRPVNVAHVVEIPAQETGVISALPAMEFGLYAMRLGAGRAVKSDALDYETGIVFEKKVGDSVQKGEIVAKVYTNGKISPQLVTDFQKYVKINDSVQSLREIIEIIS; via the coding sequence ATGAGAGCAGTTGATTTAATCCAAAAGAAACGAGACGGTCAAGAATTGACTTCGAGTGAAATTGAATGGCTGGTAGAAGGCTATGTGTCAGGAACTGTTCCTGATTATCAGATGTCTGCCTTTGCTATGGCTGTTTATTTCAAAGGAATGACGACTCGAGAAATCTCTGACCTAACTATGAAGATGGTCAAGACAGGGCAAGAGTTTGATTTATCAGCTATTGATGGGGTTAAGGTTGACAAGCATTCTACGGGTGGTGTTGGTGATAAGGTAACCTTGATTTTGGCTCCTCTTGTTGCTAGCTTTGGTGTGCCTGTAGCCAAAATGAGTGGTCGTGGTCTCGGCCATACAGGCGGAACAATTGATAAATTGGAGTCCATTAAGGGTTATCAAGTAGAACGTAGTCAAGAGGATTTCATTAATCAAGTGCAGGATATTGGAGTATCTGTCATTGGGCAATCAGACCAGCTGGTTAAAGCGGATAAGCTTCTCTACGCTCTCCGTGATGTGACCGCAACTGTCGACACGATTCCTTTGATTGCGAGTTCGGTGATGAGCAAGAAAATTGCGGCAGGGGCAGATGCTATTTTGCTAGATGTGACTGTCGGTGAGGGTGCCTTCATGAAGACGGTTGATGAGGCGCGTGAATTGGCTCAAACCATGGTGGATCTTGGTAAGGCTGTTGGCCGGAAGACGGTAGCAGTGATTACGGATATGAGTCAGCCATTGGGACGAGCGATTGGAAATCGTCTGGAGATCCTTGAAGCACTGGAGATTTTACAAGGTCAAGGCCGCCAGGATATTACCCACTTCATCTGTGAATTGGCTCAAATTATGCTTGGTTTGGCTAATGTGAACAAGACAGTGGAAGAAGTTCGCCAACATCTTGACAATGGTAAGGCACTGGCTAAGTTTGAGGAAATGGTCCAAGCCCAAGGTGGAGATTTAGAAGACTTGTATCGTCCTGTAAATGTAGCCCATGTAGTGGAAATCCCTGCTCAGGAAACGGGTGTCATTTCAGCTCTTCCAGCTATGGAATTTGGGCTTTATGCTATGAGACTGGGGGCAGGCCGTGCAGTCAAGTCTGATGCCTTAGACTATGAAACAGGAATTGTTTTTGAAAAGAAAGTTGGAGATTCCGTTCAAAAGGGAGAAATTGTTGCAAAAGTATACACAAATGGAAAAATTTCTCCTCAGCTAGTTACAGATTTTCAAAAATATGTTAAAATAAATGATAGTGTGCAAAGTTTACGAGAAATTATAGAAATAATCTCATAA
- a CDS encoding class I SAM-dependent methyltransferase: MSKMYYVENPDAAHDIHELRVDLLGEKMTFLTDAGVFSKKMVDFGSQLLLKCLEVNQGETVLDVGCGYGPLGLSLAKAYGVQATMVDINNRALDLARQNAERNKVEATIFQSNIYEQVEGTFDHVISNPPIRAGKQVVHEIIEKSKDFLETGGDLTIVIQKKQGAPSAKSKMEDVFGNCEVVKKDKGYYILRSVKE; encoded by the coding sequence ATGAGTAAAATGTATTATGTAGAGAATCCTGACGCTGCTCACGACATTCATGAGTTGAGAGTGGACTTGTTGGGAGAAAAAATGACCTTTTTGACGGATGCTGGTGTTTTTAGCAAGAAAATGGTTGACTTTGGAAGTCAACTCTTGCTCAAGTGTCTTGAGGTCAACCAAGGAGAAACTGTCCTTGATGTAGGCTGTGGTTACGGGCCTTTGGGCTTGTCCTTGGCTAAGGCTTATGGAGTTCAGGCGACCATGGTCGATATTAATAATCGTGCCTTGGATTTGGCGCGACAAAATGCTGAACGAAATAAAGTAGAAGCGACGATTTTCCAGTCTAACATCTATGAACAAGTTGAAGGCACATTTGACCACGTCATTTCCAATCCTCCTATCCGTGCGGGCAAGCAAGTGGTTCATGAAATCATTGAGAAAAGTAAAGATTTCTTGGAAACTGGTGGAGATTTAACAATTGTTATCCAGAAAAAACAAGGGGCCCCAAGTGCTAAGTCTAAGATGGAAGATGTGTTTGGCAATTGTGAAGTCGTTAAAAAAGATAAGGGATACTATATCCTTAGAAGTGTGAAAGAATGA
- the coaA gene encoding type I pantothenate kinase yields the protein MTNEFLHFEKISRQTWQSLHRKTTPPLTEEELESIKSFNDQISLQDVTDVYLPLAHLIQIYKRTKDDLAFSKGIFLQRESKSQPFIIGVSGSVAVGKSTTSRLLQILLSRTLTDATVELVTTDGFLYPNQTLIEQGILNRKGFPESYDMEALLNFLDHIKNGQDVDIPVYSHEVYDIVPEEKQSVKAADFVIVEGINVFQNPQNERLYITDFFDFSIYVDAAVDDIESWYLDRFLKMLSLAQNDPDSYYYRFTQMPIGEVESFAHQVWTSINLTNLQNYIEPTRNRAEVILHKTKNHEIDEIYLKK from the coding sequence ATGACCAACGAATTTTTACATTTTGAAAAAATCAGCCGCCAGACTTGGCAATCGTTACATCGAAAGACAACACCTCCTTTGACAGAAGAGGAATTAGAATCCATCAAGAGTTTTAATGACCAGATTAGCTTGCAGGATGTTACCGATGTCTATCTCCCCCTAGCCCATCTCATCCAGATTTACAAGCGTACCAAGGATGATTTGGCCTTTTCAAAAGGGATTTTCCTTCAACGTGAAAGCAAATCCCAGCCTTTTATCATTGGTGTTTCTGGGAGTGTTGCCGTTGGAAAATCCACAACCAGTCGCCTACTTCAAATCCTTCTGTCCCGTACACTTACAGATGCTACGGTTGAGTTGGTAACAACTGACGGCTTTCTCTATCCCAACCAGACCTTGATTGAACAAGGGATTTTAAATCGCAAGGGATTTCCTGAAAGCTATGATATGGAAGCTCTTCTCAACTTCCTGGATCACATCAAAAATGGACAAGATGTAGATATTCCTGTCTATTCTCATGAAGTCTACGACATCGTACCCGAGGAAAAGCAAAGCGTCAAAGCTGCTGATTTTGTCATTGTTGAGGGAATAAATGTCTTTCAAAATCCACAAAACGAGCGTCTCTACATTACTGACTTCTTTGACTTTTCCATCTATGTTGATGCTGCAGTCGATGACATCGAGAGTTGGTATCTGGACCGTTTCTTGAAGATGCTGAGCCTAGCCCAAAACGACCCTGATAGTTACTATTATCGTTTTACTCAAATGCCGATTGGGGAAGTGGAGTCCTTTGCCCATCAGGTCTGGACCAGTATCAATCTCACAAATCTACAAAATTATATTGAACCAACTAGAAATCGTGCAGAAGTGATTCTTCATAAAACAAAGAACCATGAAATCGATGAAATTTACTTAAAAAAATAA
- the rpsT gene encoding 30S ribosomal protein S20: MANIKSAIKRAELNVKQNEKNSAQKSAMRTAIKAFEANPSEELFRAASSAIDKAETKGLIHKNKASRDKARLSAKLAK, from the coding sequence TTGGCAAACATTAAATCAGCTATCAAACGCGCTGAATTGAACGTTAAACAAAACGAAAAAAACTCAGCTCAAAAATCAGCTATGCGTACTGCTATCAAAGCTTTCGAAGCAAACCCATCTGAAGAACTTTTCCGTGCTGCTAGCTCAGCTATCGATAAAGCAGAAACTAAAGGTTTGATTCACAAAAACAAAGCAAGCCGCGACAAAGCTCGTCTTTCAGCTAAACTTGCTAAATAA
- a CDS encoding DNA topology modulation protein yields the protein MKIAIIGYSGAGKSTLAEKLSHCYSIPKLHMDTLQFQPGWQDSDREWMLTEMNNFLTNHKAWVIDGNYSWCFYEERMQEADQIIFLNFSPLTCLFRAFKRYLTYRGKVRESMAAGCQEQFNWEFIRWILWDGRSKSAKERYKWVQETYPDKVVILRSQKEIDYFIKTHENKKKNQHG from the coding sequence ATGAAAATCGCAATTATCGGATATTCTGGTGCTGGTAAGTCAACTCTAGCCGAAAAGTTGTCTCACTGCTACTCCATCCCAAAACTTCACATGGACACACTCCAATTTCAACCCGGTTGGCAAGACAGTGACCGTGAATGGATGTTGACCGAGATGAATAACTTTCTCACCAATCATAAAGCTTGGGTCATCGATGGAAATTATTCTTGGTGTTTCTATGAGGAAAGAATGCAGGAAGCTGACCAAATCATCTTTCTCAACTTTTCCCCATTGACCTGTCTCTTTCGAGCCTTTAAACGGTATCTCACATACCGAGGCAAGGTCAGAGAAAGTATGGCAGCTGGTTGTCAAGAACAATTTAATTGGGAGTTTATCAGATGGATTCTCTGGGATGGGCGGAGCAAATCCGCTAAAGAACGCTACAAGTGGGTTCAAGAAACCTATCCAGATAAAGTTGTTATCCTTAGGTCTCAAAAGGAGATAGATTACTTTATAAAGACTCACGAAAACAAGAAGAAAAACCAACATGGATAA
- a CDS encoding DUF1934 domain-containing protein has protein sequence MKIRMRNTIQFDEQLEVIDQLYDVEVHEKGDYSYLLFYNEEKEKVVIKFHGQELVMSRFSNPKTIMRFLKDSDSLAYIPTPMGMQEFIIQTSRYEVDGQKIHLDYQLQNQEGYPFASYQLEITWG, from the coding sequence GTGAAGATTCGGATGCGAAATACGATTCAGTTTGATGAGCAGTTGGAAGTGATTGACCAGCTCTATGACGTGGAAGTGCATGAAAAGGGGGACTATAGCTACCTCCTTTTCTATAATGAGGAAAAGGAAAAAGTAGTGATTAAATTTCATGGTCAAGAGTTGGTGATGAGCCGATTTTCTAATCCCAAGACCATTATGCGCTTTCTAAAGGATAGTGATAGTTTGGCCTATATTCCTACACCCATGGGCATGCAGGAGTTTATTATCCAAACCAGTCGTTATGAAGTTGATGGGCAAAAGATTCATTTAGACTATCAACTACAAAACCAAGAGGGATATCCCTTTGCCAGCTATCAATTGGAAATTACTTGGGGCTAG
- a CDS encoding HD domain-containing protein, giving the protein MNEKVFRDPVHNYIHVNNQIIYDLINTKEFQRLRRIKQLGTSSYTFHGGEHSRFSHCLGVYEIARRITEIFEEKYPDEWNPAESLLTMTAALLHDLGHGAYSHTFENLFDTDHEAITQEIVQSPETDIHQVLLQVAPDFPEKVASVIDHTYPNKQVVQLISSQIDADRMDYLLRDSYFTGASYGEFDLTRILRVIRPIENGIAFQRNGMHAIEDYVLSRYQMYMQVYFHPATRAMEVLLQNLLKRAKELYPEDKDFFARTSPHLLPFFEKNVTLSDYLALDDGVMNTYFQLWMTSPDKILADLSQRFVNRKVFKSITFSQEDQDQLASMRKLVEDIGFDPDYYTAIHKNFDLPYDIYRPESENPRTQIEILQKNGELAELSSLSPIVQSLAGSRHGDNRFYFPKEMLDQNSIFASITQQFLHLIENDHFTPNKN; this is encoded by the coding sequence ATGAACGAAAAAGTATTCCGTGACCCAGTTCACAACTACATCCATGTCAATAATCAAATCATCTATGACTTGATTAATACAAAAGAATTTCAGCGTTTGCGTCGTATCAAACAACTGGGAACTTCCAGTTATACCTTCCACGGTGGAGAACACAGTCGCTTCTCCCATTGTCTTGGAGTCTATGAGATTGCTCGTCGCATCACAGAGATTTTTGAAGAAAAATACCCTGACGAATGGAATCCTGCCGAGTCTCTCTTGACCATGACTGCTGCCCTCCTACATGACCTAGGACACGGTGCCTACTCCCACACCTTTGAAAATCTCTTTGATACAGACCACGAAGCCATTACTCAGGAGATTGTCCAAAGTCCTGAAACGGATATTCACCAAGTCCTGCTACAAGTCGCGCCAGATTTTCCAGAAAAGGTAGCCAGTGTCATTGACCATACCTATCCTAACAAGCAGGTCGTGCAACTCATTTCTAGTCAGATTGATGCAGACCGTATGGACTATCTCTTGCGCGACTCCTATTTTACAGGAGCTTCTTATGGGGAATTTGACCTGACTCGGATCTTACGTGTCATTCGTCCTATCGAAAATGGAATCGCATTTCAGCGCAATGGCATGCATGCCATTGAAGACTACGTCCTCAGTCGCTACCAGATGTACATGCAGGTTTATTTCCACCCTGCAACACGCGCTATGGAAGTTCTCCTACAAAATCTTCTCAAACGCGCCAAGGAACTCTATCCTGAGGATAAGGACTTCTTTGCACGAACTTCTCCACACCTCCTGCCTTTCTTTGAAAAAAATGTGACCTTGTCTGACTATCTGGCTCTGGATGATGGTGTGATGAATACCTACTTCCAACTCTGGATGACCAGTCCTGACAAGATTCTCGCAGATTTGTCGCAACGCTTTGTCAACCGCAAGGTCTTTAAATCCATTACCTTTTCACAAGAAGACCAAGATCAACTCGCCAGCATGAGAAAATTGGTTGAGGATATCGGCTTTGACCCGGACTACTACACTGCCATTCATAAGAACTTCGACCTCCCTTATGATATCTATCGTCCCGAATCTGAAAATCCGCGGACACAGATTGAGATTTTACAAAAAAATGGAGAACTAGCTGAACTCTCTAGCCTGTCTCCTATCGTCCAATCCCTTGCTGGTAGTCGTCACGGAGATAATCGTTTTTATTTCCCAAAAGAAATGTTAGACCAAAACAGCATCTTCGCAAGCATTACCCAGCAATTTTTACACTTGATTGAGAACGATCATTTTACCCCAAATAAAAACTAG
- the yidA gene encoding sugar-phosphatase produces the protein MSIKLIAVDIDGTLVNSQKEITPEVFSAIQDAKEAGVKVVIATGRPIAGVAKLLDDLQLRDEGDYVVTFNGALVQETATGHEIISESLTYEDYLDMEFLSRKLGVHMHAITKDGIYTANRNIGKYTVHESTLVSMPIFYRTPEEMAGKEIVKCMFIDEPEILDAAIEKIPAEFYERYSINKSAPFYLELLKKNVDKGSAITHLAEKLGLTKDETMAIGDEENDRAMLEVVGNPVVMENGNPEIKKIAKYITKSNDESGVAHAIRTWVL, from the coding sequence ATGAGTATTAAACTAATTGCCGTTGATATCGACGGAACCCTAGTCAATAGCCAAAAGGAAATCACTCCTGAAGTCTTTTCTGCTATCCAAGATGCCAAAGAAGCTGGTGTGAAAGTCGTGATTGCAACTGGCCGCCCTATCGCAGGTGTTGCTAAACTTCTGGACGACTTGCAGTTGAGAGACGAGGGTGACTATGTTGTGACCTTTAATGGTGCCCTTGTCCAAGAAACTGCTACAGGCCATGAGATTATCAGCGAATCCTTGACCTATGAGGATTATCTAGATATGGAATTTCTCAGTCGCAAGCTCGGTGTCCACATGCACGCTATTACCAAGGACGGCATCTACACAGCCAATCGCAATATCGGAAAATACACTGTGCACGAATCAACCCTCGTAAGCATGCCCATCTTTTACCGCACTCCTGAAGAAATGGCTGGCAAGGAAATCGTCAAGTGTATGTTTATCGATGAACCAGAGATTCTCGATGCTGCGATTGAAAAAATCCCAGCAGAATTTTACGAACGCTACTCCATCAACAAATCTGCTCCCTTCTACCTCGAACTCCTTAAAAAGAATGTAGACAAGGGCTCAGCCATTACTCACTTAGCTGAAAAACTCGGATTGACCAAAGATGAAACCATGGCGATCGGGGACGAAGAAAATGACCGTGCCATGCTGGAAGTCGTTGGAAACCCCGTTGTCATGGAAAACGGAAATCCAGAAATCAAAAAAATCGCCAAATATATCACCAAATCTAACGATGAATCCGGCGTTGCCCATGCCATCCGTACGTGGGTACTGTAA
- a CDS encoding DUF6572 domain-containing protein, whose product MKSIYTSQKDILEICQDGDKFFLRYPTFNITMPEGVQEIPKEAADSYMSGEHTGKELMNYAQYGFWKSKKQYTQEESNKIFIQNNPDLIFNDLSDNQKIFSPEEFTQIVTKAIVSELEPSELDAIGIVDNHLELLLVDPVGWQEEIEAVHLEILQERLNNYIYFLESKQYVERYGDKFDKKVIHITFQYSPSDNGLTFLTAVQKVLQPTDMSLKVELAE is encoded by the coding sequence ATGAAGTCGATTTATACTAGTCAAAAAGATATATTGGAAATCTGTCAAGATGGTGATAAGTTTTTCTTGCGTTATCCAACTTTTAATATTACTATGCCAGAAGGAGTTCAAGAAATCCCCAAAGAAGCTGCAGATAGTTATATGTCGGGAGAACATACTGGTAAAGAGTTGATGAATTATGCACAATATGGTTTTTGGAAATCTAAAAAACAATATACACAAGAAGAGTCGAATAAAATTTTTATACAAAATAATCCTGACTTAATTTTCAATGATTTATCTGATAACCAAAAAATATTTTCTCCTGAAGAATTTACCCAAATCGTAACCAAAGCTATTGTTTCAGAACTAGAACCTAGCGAACTTGACGCTATTGGTATAGTTGATAATCATTTAGAGTTACTCCTTGTTGATCCAGTCGGTTGGCAGGAAGAGATAGAAGCAGTCCATCTGGAAATTCTGCAAGAAAGACTTAACAACTACATCTACTTCCTCGAAAGTAAGCAGTATGTGGAGCGATATGGTGATAAGTTTGACAAAAAAGTCATCCATATCACATTCCAGTATTCTCCATCTGATAATGGACTAACCTTTCTTACTGCGGTTCAGAAGGTATTGCAACCAACGGATATGAGCTTAAAGGTAGAATTAGCAGAGTGA